One genomic segment of Carassius carassius chromosome 21, fCarCar2.1, whole genome shotgun sequence includes these proteins:
- the si:dkey-183p4.10 gene encoding uncharacterized protein si:dkey-183p4.10: MKLNTFHLRRVKNKMDQNIADILNNAFKETETNFEHLNFDDDTATAHSITVLQNKPDMEEDSDSDLDLEWTNREEETKHCFENNRDFSLDEQSSKAGSTLCGSRDDNDAVENKTQTQNQQLSLHEEDCRETEFEIHEDIHQMSKEQSEDVNVLEMVLPKGTQFGLDTMSTWTQEETTSHLLASQMVDKTENECSTLKEERMEPDSTEGYVLQHAPDDKQLNHLSALQSTLQDNIASVEVESMDEIKEFTEEDHEDHERHEEGLAEYPSDLSQTDSGDSSEGQPDQMDTKQAEVQAVGPEEHLQPYSVVTSRKDDDVQKKAECMDLADMPTHVKNEDLYVETTTGKSDDDILFQSDVEYHREISNTGESSDYGISENFKFNSNESYMNEQPDYDSDFSSDGDDYCKNQEDTPDFISHTDTEDKNTHNFTKDFATDWHSIEHEVVDGVGKDSLKPEMCDVEGLSSIPASRGTVVEDSSETDSSENISVGESHPSVETDQNNKEHNSEHSELSETGDININTLLPGMFWSQDILKLDEYDWDINGGEVICDEEDNYLEELENDEEDTERDWEKEKARIEAFNRYYESVEDEETKARSHKVTFCLETESSQYEEDSYSSEEEPSTVSCISELHPPESSSIKRDQSNKEDSREPSHIIENISALLMDEDNMKLEDYDCDINEEVQMNSGTMISDDDHDFLEKLKSEIEREMKQEQARTDASNRYYEEEQNEVTDRTHKVMLRFRQQSSQNEDDNDSSDQESNTEDDTVSILRTEDHSDSDEPTERRLYTGRYKVLSKGLQKADKQLKEQPKRNKCLVLLRSVLAVSLVTAVGVLSYWWASENLDWIY; this comes from the exons ATGAAATTAAACACTTTCCACCTCCGCCGTGTCAAAAACAAGATGGATCAAAACATTGCTGATATTCTGAACAATGCATTCAAAG aaaccGAGACAAACTTTGAGCATCTAAACTTTGATGATGACACAGCAACCGCACACAGCATTACTGTACTTCAAAATAAGCCAGACATGGAGGAGGACTCTGATTCTGACTTAGATTTAGAGTGGACAAATAGGGAAGAGGAAACTAAGCACTGTTTTGAGAACAATAGGGACTTCTCTTTAGATGAACAAAGCTCGAAGGCAGGATCTACGCTTTGTGGTTCACGGGATGACAACGATGCAGTTGAAAATAAGACACAAACCCAAAACCAGCAATTAAGCTTGCATGAAGAAGACTGCAGAGAGACTGAATTTGAGATACATGAAGATATCCATCAAATGAGCAAGGAACAATCTGAAGATGTCAATGTGCTGGAAATGGTTCTCCCAAAGGGAACTCAATTTGGTCTGGATACAATGAGCACATGGACTCAGGAGGAGACCACATCTCATCTCCTGGCCTCCCAGATGGTGGATAAAACTGAAAATGAGTGCTCAACATTAAAAGAGGAAAGAATGGAGCCTGACAGCACTGAGGGATATGTCCTTCAGCATGCACCAGATGATAAGCAGCTCAATCATTTAAGTGCCTTACAGTCAACATTGCAAGACAACATTGCATCAGTGGAGGTTGAGTCTATGGATGAGATAAAAGAGTTTACAGAAGAAGATCATGAGGACCATGAGAGACACGAGGAAGGTTTAGCAGAGTATCCCTCTGATCTGTCTCAAACTGACAGTGGGGACAGCAGTGAAGGACAACCCGATCAAATGGACACCAAGCAAGCTGAGGTGCAGGCTGTAGGCCCAGAAGAACATCTCCAGCCTTACAGTGTTGTAACTTCAAGGAAAGATGATGATGTCCAAAAGAAAGCTGAATGTATGGATCTTGCAGACATGCCTACTCATGTCAAGAATGAGGATCTGTATGTGGAGACAACAACTGGGAAATCCGATGATGACATCTTGTTCCAATCAGATGTTGAATATCATCGTGAGATTTCAAACACTGGGGAAAGTTCTGATTATGGAATCTCTGAGAATTTCAAATTCAATTCCAATGAATCCTACATGAATGAGCAGCCGGACTATGACAGTGATTTCAGCAGTGATGGGGACGACTACTGCAAAAACCAAGAAGATACACCTGATTTCATTTCACATACTGACACAgaggacaaaaacacacacaactttACAAAGGACTTTGCTACAGACTGGCACAGTATCGAGCACGAAGTTGTGGATGGGGTGGGCAAAGATAGCTTGAAACCAGAGATGTGTGATGTAGAAGGTTTATCAAGCATTCCAGCATCTCGTGGAACTGTAGTGGAAGATTCTTCTGAGACTGATTCATCTGAAAACATAAGTGTTGGTGAGTCACATCCATCAGTGGAAACAGACCAGAACAACAAAGAACATAACAGTGAACATTCAGAACTTTCAGAAACTGGAGATATAAATATCAACACTTTGTTACCTGGGATGTTTTGGTCCCAGGACATTCTGAAGCTCGATGAATATGACTGGGACATCAATGGAGGAGAGGTGATCTGTGATGAAGAGGACAATTACCTGGAAGAGCTGGAGAATGATGAGGAAGACACCGAGAGGGACTGGGAGAAAGAAAAGGCAAGAATTGAAGCATTTAACAGATACTACGAGTCTGTCGAAGATGAGGAAACCAAGG cgagGAGCCACAAAGTGACATTTTGTTTGGAGACAGAATCCTCTCAGTATGAAGAGGATAGTTACAG CAGTGAAGAGGAACCGAGCACAGTAAGTTGCATCAGTGAGTTGCATCCTCCAGAGTCCAGTTCAATCAAACGAGACCAAAGCAACAAGGAAGACAGCCGTGAACCCTCACACATCATAGAAAATATCAGCGCCCTTCTGATGGATGAGGACAACATGAAACTTGAGGATTATGACTGTGATATTAATGAAGAAGTTCAAATGAACTCAGGTACAATGATCAGTGATGATGATCACGATTTCCTGGAGAAGCTGAAAAGTGAAATAGAGAGGGAAATGAAGCAGGAACAAGCAAGAACTGATGCATCTAACAGATATTATGAAGAGGAACAAAATGAGG TCACAGACAGGACCCACAAAGTTATGTTAAGATTTCGCCAACAATCTTCTCAAAATGAGGACGATAATGATAG CAGTGACCAGGAATCAAACACTGAAGATGACACTGTCAGCATCTTGAGGACTGAG GACCACAGTGATTCTGATGAACCAACTGAGAGACGCTTGTACACAGGAAGGTACAAAGTCTTATCAAAGGGGTTACAAAAGGCAGACAAGCAGCTGAAGGAACAACCCAAGAGAAATAAG TGTCTTGTCCTGCTGCGTTCAGTGTTAGCAGTGAGTCTAGTGACGGCGGTGGGTGTGCTGTCTTACTGGTGGGCCTCAGAAAACCTGGACTGGATCTACTga